A stretch of Primulina tabacum isolate GXHZ01 chromosome 13, ASM2559414v2, whole genome shotgun sequence DNA encodes these proteins:
- the LOC142523047 gene encoding inositol-tetrakisphosphate 1-kinase 3-like, with amino-acid sequence MVCGGGRPFQFLGWDKVRDTLLVSLIFLEVDEEEKLYSTPRDLEKFAFLNRLVIEKDPSSIPEAVNKAWLRLPIGSNGYFSGKAVVAKSHELSLAYDECSLQKLEPPLVLQEFINHGGVLFKVYIVGEAVKVVRRFSLPDVSKRELSKNMGVYRFPRVSCAAASADEADLDPGIAELPPGPLP; translated from the exons ATGGTATGCGGAGGAGGACGACCCTTTCAATTTCTTGGATGGGACAAAGTCAGGGATACCCTGCTTGTCTCTTTGATCTTCTTAGAGGTGGATGAGGAGGAAAAACTCTACTCTACGCCTCGTGATCTT GAAAAGTTCGCGTTCCTAAACAGATTGGTTATCGAGAAAGATCCATCATCTATTCCAGAGGCAGTGAACAAGGCTTGGCTGAGACTACCTATTG GGTCTAATGGATATTTCAGTGGCAAAGCCGTGGTTGCCAAGTCACATGAGCTGTCTCTTGCTTACGATGAGTGCTCTCTCCAGAAGTTGGAACCCCCTCTAGTTTTGCAGGAATTCATTAATCATG GAGGTGTACTCTTCAAAGTTTATATTGTTGGGGAAGCAGTAAAGGTGGTCAGGCGTTTCTCCTTGCCTGATGTCAGTAAGCGTGAATTATCAAAGAATATGGGTGTTTATCGCTTTCCAAGAGTATCTTGTGCTGCTGCATCTGCCGATGAAGCAGACTTGGATCCTGGTATTGCTG AGCTTCCTCCAGGTCCGTTACCTTGA